From a region of the Salvia hispanica cultivar TCC Black 2014 unplaced genomic scaffold, UniMelb_Shisp_WGS_1.0 HiC_scaffold_375, whole genome shotgun sequence genome:
- the LOC125199090 gene encoding LOW QUALITY PROTEIN: elongator complex protein 3-like (The sequence of the model RefSeq protein was modified relative to this genomic sequence to represent the inferred CDS: inserted 3 bases in 2 codons), with amino-acid sequence MPEARKLPRPGRGGVIGHGLSEEEARVKAIAEIVSTMVDLSRKGQDVDLNAVKSAACRKYGLSKAPKLVEMIAALPESEKEALLPKLRAKPVRTASGIAVVAVMSKPHRCPHIATTGNICVYCPGGPDSDFEYSTQSYTGYEPTSMRAIRARYNPYVQARSRIDQLKRLGHSVDKVEFILMGGTFMSLPAEYRDYFTRNLHDALSGHTSANVEEAVSYSEHSAIKCIGMTIETRPDYCLGPHLRQMLSYGCTRLEIGVQSTYEDVARDTNRGHTVAAVADCFSLAKDAGFKVVAHMMPDLPHVGVERDMESFKEFFESPRFRADGLKIYPTLVIRGTGLYELWKTGRYRNYPPEQLVDIIARILAMVPPWTRVYRVQRDIPMPLVTSGVEKGNLRELALARMDDLGLKCRDVRTREAGIQDIHHKIKPEEVQLVXRDYTANEGWETFLSYEDTRQDILVGLLRLXKCGKNVTCPELTGKCSIVRELHVYGTAVPVHGRDADKLQHQGYGTLLMEEAERIATSEHRSKKLAVISGVGTRHYYRKLGYELEGPYMVKYLK; translated from the exons ATGCCTGAGGCTCGGAAGCTCCCGCGGCCTGGTCGCGGCGGAGTAATCGGCCACGGACTCTCCGAAGAAGAAGCCCGCGTCAAAGCAATCGCTGAAATAGTGTCCACAATGGTTGATCTCTCGCGCAAGGGCCAGGACGTTGACCTAAATGCCGTCAAATCGGCGGCGTGCCGGAAATACGGGCTCTCCAAGGCGCCGAAGCTCGTCGAGATGATAGCAGCGCTGCCGGAATCCGAGAAGGAGGCTTTGCTGCCCAAACTCCGGGCTAAGCCAGTGCGAACGGCGTCTGGTATTGCGGTGGTTGCCGTGATGTCGAAGCCTCACCGCTGCCCACATATTGCAACGACAGGGAATATATGCGTGTATTGCCCCGGTGGCCCCGATTCCGATTTCGAGTACAGCACGCAGAGTTATACGGGATATGAGCCTACTAGCATGAGAGCTATTAGGGCTAG ATACAACCCTTATGTCCAGGCAAGAAGCAGAATCGATCAGCTTAAGAGATTGGGTCACAGTGTTGACAAG GTCGAGTTCATCTTGATGGGTGGTACTTTTATGTCATTGCCCGCAGAGTACCGTGATTATTTTACTAGGAATCTACATGATGCTTTATCGGGCCACACTTCCGCCAATGTTGAAGAAGCAGTATCTTACTCTGAGCACAGTGCAATAAAGTGTATTGGGATGACAATCGAGAC GCGGCCAGACTACTGCTTGGGACCACATTTGAGGCAGATGCTTTCATATGGTTGTACAAGACTGGAAATTGGAGTTCAGAGCACATATGAGGATGTTGCTCGTGACACCAATAGGGGTCACACTGTAGCAGCTGTGGCTGATTGCTTTTCCTTAGCAAAGGATGCTGGATTCAAG GTAGTAGCTCATATGATGCCTGATCTTCCACATGTTGGTGTCGAGAGAGACATGGAAAGTTTTAAAGAGTTCTTTGAGAGCCCTCGCTTTAGAGCTGATGGGCTAAAAATCTATCCCACCCTAGTCATTCGTGGAACAGGACTTTATGAGCTTTGGAAGACTGGCAG GTATAGAAATTATCCTCCTGAACAGCTTGTTGACATCATAGCTCGGATTCTAGCTATGGTTCCTCCTTGGACTCGGGTTTATCGAGTTCAACGAGATATCCCTATGCCTCTAGTTACTTCTGGTGTTGAGAAGGGTAATCTTCGGGAACTAGCTTTAGCAAGGATGGATGATTTGGGCTTGAAATGCAGAGATGTTAGAACACGTGAAGCGGGTATCCAG GACATTCACCACAAGATAAAACCAGAGGAAGTCCAGCTTGT CCGTGATTATACAGCAAATGAGGGATGGGAGACCTTTCTTTCATATGAAGACACTCGCCAG GATATTCTTGTTGGGCTACTGCGTT CGAAATGTGGAAAGAATGTGACTTGCCCAGAGCTTACGGGGAAGTGTTCAATTGTTCGTGAATTGCATGTTTATGGGACAGCAGTTCCTGTTCATGGGCGGGACGCTGATAAACTGCAACATCAAGGTTATGGTACACTATTGATGGAGGAGGCCGAACGGATTGCTACAAGCGAACACAGATCGAAAAAGTTAGCCGTGATTTCAGGTGTAGGAACGAGGCATTACTATAGAAAGTTGGGGTACGAGCTTGAAGGTCCGTACATGGTGAAATACCTCAAATGA